The Bacillus sp. Y1 genome includes the window AGAACCTAATGTCTTTTCCGAGTACTATTAGTGAAGCTAGTAAATTTGAAGAACAATTTTATAAGAATCTTACTAATGAAAAGATTGTTTGGTATTAATGAACTCGCCGATGTTAACATACACTAGGGTGTAGTGGATTTTTCCTAGATTGAAGCAGGATTTTATTTATTGGTGGCGAATACCAAAAATAGAAGTGAGTAGATTGGAGGAATAAACATGGCAAATGAGACGGCAGTAAAGAAACTTCCCACTAGAAGTGAAATACCATTGGAGGACACGTGGAAACTAGAGGATATTTTCCTAACAGATCAACAATGGGAAAGTGAATTTCAAGAAGTTAAACAGTTAATTCCTTCTATGTCAAGCTATCAAGGAAAGCTTGGGGAAAGTGCGGATTCTCTTTTTCAGGCTTTACAAGCACAGGATCAGTTGCTAGAAAGGATTGGTAAGCTGTATACATATGCTCATATGCGTTATGATCAGGATACCACCAATTCCTTTTATCAAGGTTTAGACGACCGCATCAAAAATCTCTACACTCAGGCAGCAAGTACACTTGCTTATATTGTTCCAGAAATATTGTCTATCGACGAAGAAAAAGTAAAAAAATTTCTAAACGAAAAAGAAGAGTTAAAGCTTTATGAGCATTCTTTAGATGAGTTAAACTTGCAAAGGCCGCATGTATTATCTGCAGAACAGGAGGCCCTTCTAGCAGAGGCATCAGAAGTGATGAGTGCCTCAAGTAATACATTTGGTATGTTGAACAATGCGGATATTCAATTTCCAAGTATTAAAGATGAAAATGGAAATGAAGTGGACGTAACTCATGGTCGCTATATTCGTTTCCTCGAAAGCGCGGACCAGAGAGTAAGAAAGGATGCTTTTCAAGCGGTTTATGATACGTATGGAAAGTTTAAAAATACTTTTGCTAGTACATTAAGTGGTCAAGTTAAAAAGGATAACTTTAATGCAAGAGTACGCAAATATAGCTCAGCAAGACATGCAGCTCTAGCGGCTGATAATATTCCAGAATCTGTGTATGAAAACTTAGTTAATACGGTCAATAAAAACTTACATTTGCTTCACCGCTATGTGAAACTTCGGAAAAAGGTATTGAAACTTGATAAAATTCATATTTATGATCTTTACACGCCGCTTGTAAAGGATGTAAAGATGGAAATTCCTTATGAAAAAGCGAAAGATCTTATTCTTAAAGGTTTAGCGCCTCTTGGTGAGGATTATCTAAATGTATTAAAAGAAGGTTTTACCAACCGTTGGGTAGACATTCACGAAAATAAAGGGAAAAGAAGTGGAGCCTATTCCTCTGGTTCGTATGGAACGAATCCTTATATCCTTATGAACTGGCAGGATAATGTTAATAACTTGTTTACTCTTGCACATGAGTTTGGTCATTCGGT containing:
- the pepF gene encoding oligoendopeptidase F, with product MANETAVKKLPTRSEIPLEDTWKLEDIFLTDQQWESEFQEVKQLIPSMSSYQGKLGESADSLFQALQAQDQLLERIGKLYTYAHMRYDQDTTNSFYQGLDDRIKNLYTQAASTLAYIVPEILSIDEEKVKKFLNEKEELKLYEHSLDELNLQRPHVLSAEQEALLAEASEVMSASSNTFGMLNNADIQFPSIKDENGNEVDVTHGRYIRFLESADQRVRKDAFQAVYDTYGKFKNTFASTLSGQVKKDNFNARVRKYSSARHAALAADNIPESVYENLVNTVNKNLHLLHRYVKLRKKVLKLDKIHIYDLYTPLVKDVKMEIPYEKAKDLILKGLAPLGEDYLNVLKEGFTNRWVDIHENKGKRSGAYSSGSYGTNPYILMNWQDNVNNLFTLAHEFGHSVHSYYTRKEQPYAYGSYSIFVAEVASTCNEALLNDYLLKTIDDEQKRLYLLNHFLEGFRGTVFRQTMFAEYEHLIHKKAQDNEALTAELLTKEYYELNKKYFGEEDIEIDEEIGLEWSRIPHFYYNYYVYQYATGYSAATALSKQILTEGQPAVERYLDFLKSGSSDYPIEVLKKAGVDMTSSKPIEEACKVFEEKLNEMEALLS